The genomic segment CAATATATAGTGGTGATCcagaaaaggaagagaagtATCCTAATGTATAAGCGCCAATAAACTTTTCGTCGAGATAGTACTTTAATGTGGTCCCAGATTTAGTGGCCACGAACATTTGCCATTGACCAGTGATAGGTGCAGTAAGACTCCAAGAGTCATATGCGCTAGCAAAGCTATTAGTTGTTGCTTGTAGCAAAAATCCTGTTCTGTCAGGTGTAATATAAATCCTAAAGATATTAGGTTGACTTGTTCCATATTGAATTAACTGTTCATAATTGCCTGTTGCGGAAGCTTGCTTAAACCATACTACGAATGCAATGTCACCTGTACCAACTCTAGCAGTGCCGCCAGCTGGCTGTACGAATCCTCAATGATCAGTGTTATTGCCCCACCCGGAATATGCAACTAATTCTGCACCTGTTGCAACTGGAGTCTTAATGATGTTTCCAAATGATTGTACACCTTTGGCATTGATCGAGCGGTCTGCTTCACCGACTCTACATGTGATATCATCCACTATGATGGATGTACCACCAGCATCGACCGCAAACATAATCGTATGCTGAGTGGTCGTTGCGACGAATTGCGTTTGTTGTATGACTGTCTGCCAAGATGTTCCAACTAAATTGCTAATTTTATTACCGCCACCATCAGCTCCGTTCTTGATGATAATATCTCCTCGGCTGCCTGATGAATTTACTTTCGCACTAAACACATATGTCTTTCCGATCTGTGTGTTTATTGTCTGATATGCAGTAAGACCAGTTCCGCCAGAGCGGGTTATTGTCATCTGGTTACTTGATGCAGAAAGCGTAGAAAAATATGCAACCCATCCAGTCGTGGTATTTGAATCAAACGTTCCATTCGTGACTAATTCTGAGCTAACTACGGTTTCTTGAGTAGTATCACTGATCCATGCACCCTTGATGTCGCCAGACATCCAACCTTTGTTATGATTGGTATTAACTGACGCACACATTGTTTGACGATCCGTCGTACCACTTTCGTTATAATATAACTGAACACCAGAGATGCTTGCGGCATACGCAAACGTCCTAGTGCCAACGACATTAACCTTTCCGCCATTTCCGTATAAATATGGAAACATTCCTGTTGCAGGGTTGCCGTTATATCTGTAGTCACCAGTGGCAAAGCTTATCGTTGTCCCAGTGTCGTTCCATTTTATAACAGAAAAATCGTCGCCGCTACCTTTGGCAATGTAGTAATCGCCGAAAGACTCAACCCTAAGGTAAACGCCGCCAGACTTATTCACGATTGTCCCATTATTTTGAATGACACTAACTCCATTACCAGTAGCTACGGCTATCGCAGGAATTGGCAAACCTGTGACAGGATCAATCGGAGCTCCTGGCAGAACAACCATAGTCACATCATTAATATACCGCCCAATGATATTTCCAACAGTGCCAAACGTCCAAAAATCTGCAGGTGCTGAGTACGAACCAGTGACTGGTGCTCTACCCGAGATAGGAAATTTGTGTGTGCCCGATATTAAAGAATCAGTGCTATAGCTCACTGCTTTATCTGCAATAAAATCTACAACGTTCAAGTCATATGGGTTAGATCCAACGGCAATTTTTCCATTTAATGCGGCGGTACAAAATGCTATGTTTTCCCATAGATGGCTTGCAAACGATGCGTCTTTGAATCCGTCATGAATAGTTACATAACCAGTTTGTACTACGATCACGGCCACCGCAGGAAACTCCTTTCTGCTTCCACGTGTTGCTGTGTTTAACTCTTCGTTATACCACGATGTATGCTGTGTACGTTTACGCCATGCCCCTCCATCAGAGTCCTTACGAGTATCGTATACGAATACATCTATGGCAGATACGCTAATCTCTTTGTAGATCGGATTAAGATCAAGCTTAGATAGTGCACCAGATCCACCAGTGAAGTTGATTGACTCTTTATTCTGAAAGGCAAGTTCGCGCAACATACCATTCACTGGTACTTGTTCAAGACTTGTTCCGATTAAATTCTTAGGCATAGTGTTTTCTCTTCAATTAGAACCAAACACGAACAGGTGCTTTTGGAATAGGGTCAACTAGAATTGCTTGAATCGGACTAGGAGTAATAACTTCTTCTGGCATAGGCATTATGAAATCAGGATCCTTAAGGTCGTCTTCTGTCGGTACATATGGAATGTACTCGACCTTTGGTGCAAGATCAAAAGGTCCACGCATATTAGCATGGAATCCTTCTAGTGCTTCCATCTCTGGCACTTCAATTGTAGTGTTGTCAGGTCCTTGTTGCTGAATCAGATTGCCAGTAGGCTTATAGATTGTGCCGATGATGTCGATATTGTATCCCTGTGTAGGTGCGTTACGAGTCTCTACAACTTGTCCGTCAGTATTCTTGACTTCGTAGGTAGTTGCCGCACCGCCTTCGACCAATGCGGCCCATAGCGCTTCTTCGGATTCTGCTCTTAGTTAATAGTCagtcattattttctttccttattatttagTGATTGCTTGGAGCTGTGCGTTACTCAGGAACTTGGGATAGTATGCAACCTTAGATATGTGCCCATTCCATGGGGCAGCACCAACACAGCTGCCGATTGCCATTCTAGTGGGTGTGCTATATGGAGCCGCAGTTATGGAAGTAAGCTGTGCATTAAGACCGTCTGCATAAGCCACTTGGGTGTTCTCTTTAATGGCAAATGATGCTTTATTTGTTTGGggatgtggtggtgtagtggattagagcgtcaacgctttggaaaaaaggcaatgaggctctggtttcgaaacccagctgaacccgtcaaAAATCTGTAGCAGTCGCGCCGACGGAAGGCAGCACGCATAACACAGGGatccttgattgctttcaaggatatgacgttaaacATACGGTGATGTGTTCAATCACATCTTCCAAATTGGAAACGAAACAGCGTCATTAGATCGGGATTCAGTTCCATGCGATATTGAGAAGAGAAGGATAATTGAGAAGTTAGCAGGAATGCATCAAAGTTAGTTGAAATGTACTACTATTGTTGAACATCAAAGTTAGTTGAAACGCCATTGAAGGTTGAAGCAAGTCTGAATGTTAAGCCGGAGTTACCAGCGTCAAATGCAATCGCATTATTAAACCTACGTATAGCGTAACGGTTTTTACCGGTGCCGTCATCAAGTTGAACTAATCCGGGGTTTGTTTGCACTACAGCGTTACCAATAAAGGAGTATCCTTCTCCATATAGAGTAGATTCAACAATATTATACCAAGGAGTAATGTTATTGATATATGCTTCTTCTATGGCACGTGTCGTAGCCGCAGAGGTGCTTACGTCAGCGGCACGAGTTACTGCCGAGCCACATGTTGGTATGTATGATTATGGATAGTACGTATTGTTCTCTACTTGTTGGCCCCAGTAGTATGATCCTTCTATACCAATGTTGATTGTTTGGGTAGTCGTACCAGTCGCTGGGGCTGTAACTATCTAGAGTCCGTACACACCGCCGCCAATTGGTATAGCGCCTGCGGCAACAGCATTAGAGACTGTAACGACACCAGTCGCAAAGTTAACAGTTGCTTGATACGTTGTTCCAGTATTTGTATAGAATGCCTGAATGTTTCCTGTAGTAGTTGAGCCGTTACTCTTTACGAAGCAACTGTAACACACAAAGTTACCTACACCAAATGACTGAATGCTTCTATAAATGTAACCAACGTTGGTTCCATATACTCAAAGGCCATTATATCCAAAGGGAGTTGGCGACGATATATACAACGGAGTGGTAGTCCCGTCAGTATTCCATCCACCAGTTTTCTCAGATCTTGTGTTGAGGTTTGTTGCCGCACTCTCAAGTACTAAGCCTTGACTGACCCACTTACCGCTTACGGTGTCGTAACCAAAACCATAACGTGGTTGATTCGTACCTGTGATACGAAGAATACCAGTCGAATCATAGTATGTTGCGCTTGAAGCACGTGAGGTAAACGTAGTCGTAGATGGAATGTATGGGGTTGCAAATGTTCCTACCTCAAACTGTGATCCCCAAATATAGAAAGCTGTATGTGTATTGCCATCACCAGCATATGCATTCACGATAGAAGAAGCTCCTGCATCAAACCTCGCTACACCAATTGAGCAAGTCATTGTTCCAGTGCCTGATAGCGTAGCGTTATTGATATTTCCAGTAACGCTTATTCTAAGCCAGCCATTACCAACTGACTGAATGGTTGAGTTGAGTAATGTTGCTACTCCACTGGTTTGATTAGCAAATAATGTTCCTGTAGAAAGATCAACTCGCATTGCGATTCTATCTTGCTGCTCGAATCCTGTTGCATAATACAGTGTGCAGTGTGCAGGAGTGGTTGAGTTAGCGTATGCCTTTATGTAAAGCGAAAAGGTATAATCTGTAACACGTTCCGCTACTGTATTAGCACTACTATACAAAGTTTGTCTGCTAGAAGTAGTCGTGTTCAATAGTAAATCTGCCGTCATACTTCCGTCTGGCGCTGTAGTCACATCTCGAACTACGTTTACAAGGCTGGAATTCCAAGAAGGGCTGTTAGTGAATCTATCAGTAGACGTTAAAATGTTAGTACGCTGTTCCTTGATCAGTAGACCCTTGCACTCACGATTAAGAGGATCATGGTCAAGTCTTGGTCTATCAGATAGTGCAGTCTTGAGCAGACCGTCGGCATCGTAGTAGGTAGCGTTAGTGGAACGAGTAAAAGTGATGCGTTCGTCAACGACCTTTGAGTTTGCAAAGTCGAGGTTAAACGATGGTCGAATCGTAGGAAATACTGAAGTCACAACGTCATACGATGTTTGGTCAGGAGTAAAGACTGCACCGCCAACATATACATCACCTGCTACACCTAGTCCACCAGCTA from the Daphnia pulex isolate KAP4 chromosome 1, ASM2113471v1 genome contains:
- the LOC124192401 gene encoding 16S rRNA endonuclease CdiA-like; amino-acid sequence: MTTKIKGSNLDPAINIVTTGSLNVSSISLNGTSLTTDTLTEGTTNLYFTNTRARAAISAGTGVAITSGSIAIGQAVATTDNVSFNNLTLAGTVFIKGNLQVDDTTTTIIATTLSIDDKNIVLADGAADSAAADGAGITVAGAVATLTYLHTGTKWALNKPLDITGGLIATGQTSLGLMDVAAPTTAGGVQATASINTMLANAATIASGGTGYAVSDVVTLSGGTHVVLATFTVTAVSGGVVTAVSSTNFGTYSTLPSNPVSTTGGTGTGLTLNFTFAVSAGFTISNAGSGYVEQPTVTFSGGGGSATGSSPVFSVAGTDTNIDLTLTSKGTGKVNVSSTTASTSTTTGALTVAGGLGVAGDVYVGGAVFTPDQTSYDVVTSVFPTIRPSFNLDFANSKVVDERITFTRSTNATYYDADGLLKTALSDRPRLDHDPLNRECKGLLIKEQRTNILTSTDRFTNSPSWNSSLVNVVRDVTTAPDGSMTADLLLNTTTSSRQTLYSSANTVAERVTDYTFSLYIKAYANSTTPAHCTLYYATGFEQQDRIAMRVDLSTGTLFANQTSGVATLLNSTIQSVGNGWLRISVTGNINNATLSGTGTMTCSIGVARFDAGASSIVNAYAGDGNTHTAFYIWGSQFEVGTFATPYIPSTTTFTSRASSATYYDSTGILRITESEEALWAALVEGGAATTYEVKNTDGQVVETRNAPTQGYNIDIIGTIYKPTGNLIQQQGPDNTTIEVPEMEALEGFHANMRGPFDLAPKVEYIPYVPTEDDLKDPDFIMPMPEEVITPSPIQAILVDPIPKAPVRVWF